One window from the genome of Cuculus canorus isolate bCucCan1 chromosome 12, bCucCan1.pri, whole genome shotgun sequence encodes:
- the SEMA6D gene encoding semaphorin-6D isoform X8: MTLPLLCASVMLMSLSQCRAVSFPEDEDPINVVDYHYSRQYPVFRGRPSGNESQHRLDFQLMLKIRDTLYIAGRDQVYTVNLNEVPKSEVTPSKKLTWRSRQQDRENCAMKGKHKDECHNFIKVFVPRNDEMVFVCGTNAFNPMCRYYRLNTLEYDGEEISGLARCPFDARQTNVALFADGKLYSATVADFLASDAVIYRSMGDGSALRTIKYDSKWIKEPHFLHAIEYGNYVYFFFREIAVEHNNLGKAVYSRVARICKNDMGGSQRVLEKHWTSFLKARLNCSVPGDSFFYFDVLQSITDIIEINGIPTVVGVFTTQLNSIPGSAVCAFSMDDIEKVFKGRFKEQKTPDSVWTAVPEDKVPKPRPGCCAKHGLAEAYKTSIDFPDETLSFIKSHPLMDSAVPSVIEEPWFTKTRVRYRLTAIAVDHAAGPYQNYTVMFVGSEAGVVLKILAKTRPFSLNDSVLLEEIEAYNHAKCSAESEEDRRVISLQLDRDHHALFVAFSSCIIRIPLSRCERHGSCKKACIASRDPYCGWLDHEACGRVTPGMLTGGFVQDVEYGSTAQLGDCHGVRWEVQSGESNQMVHMNVLITCVFAAFVLGAFIAGVAVYCYRDIFVRKSRKIHKDAESAQSCTDSSGSFAKLNGLFDSPVKEYQQNIDSPKLYTNLLTSRKDLPPNGDTKSMMMDHRGQPPELAALPTPESTPVLQQKTLQAMKSQSDKAHSNLNASRKETPLKSPQFFPSSPPPHSPLSHGHIPSAIVLPNATHDYNTSFSNSNAHKADKKMQHIDHPLTKPSSKRDHRRSVDSRNTLNDFLKHLNETTSNPKAIMGDIQVAHQTLMLDPMGNMSEIPPKVPNREASLYSPPSTLPRNSPTKRVDVPTTPAVPMTSLERQRGYHKNSSQRHSISALPKNLNSPNGVLLSRQPSINRGGYMAPTAGTKMDYMQGTPVSVHLQPSLSRQSSYTSNGTLPRTGIKRTSSLKPDVPPKPSFVPQTTSVRPLNKYSY, encoded by the exons ATGACGCTTCCTCTGCTTTGTGCCTCCGTGATGCTAATGAGTCTGTCCCAGTGCCGAGCTGTCAGCTTCCCTGAAGATGAGGACCCTATTAACGTTGTTGACTACCACT ATTCAAGGCAATATCCAGTATTTAGAGGACGCCCTTCAGGCAATGAATCTCAGCACAGACTGGACTTCCAACTGATGCTGAAAATTCGAGACACACTTTATATCGCTGGCAG GGACCAAGTTTACACTGTAAACTTAAATGAAGTTCCAAAATCAGAAGTTACTCCGAGCAAG AAATTAACATGGAGGTcaaggcagcaggacagagagAACTGTGCTATGAAAGGCAAACATAAA GATGAATGCCATAACTTCATTAAAGTCTTTGTTCCAAGAAATGATGAGATGGTGTTTGTCTGTGGAACAAATGCATTTAACCCTATGTGCAGATACTATCGG ctGAATACCTTAGAGTACGATGGGGAGGAAATTAGTGGTTTGGCAAGATGCCCGTTTGATGCCAGACAAACCAATGTCGCCCTCTTTGCTG ATGGAAAATTGTATTCGGCAACAGTAGCAGATTTCCTGGCAAGTGATGCTGTTATTTATCGCAGCATGGGGGATGGATCTGCCCTAAGAACAATAAAGTATGATTCCAAATGGATAAAAG AGCCACACTTCCTGCATGCCATAGAATATGGGAACTACGTTTATTTTTTCTTCCGGGAAATTGCTGTGGAGCACAATAATTTAGGCAAG GCTGTATATTCCCGTGTGGCACGCATATGCAAAAATGACATGGGGGGGTCCCAAAGAGTCCTGGAAAAACATTGGACGTCCTTTCTGAAAGCTCGGCTCAACTGCTCAGTTCCTGGGGATTCATTCTTTTACTTTGATGTTCTACAGTCTATTACAGACATAATAGAAATCAATGGAATCCCCACAGTTGTTGGTGTATTCACCACACAGCTTAACAG CATCCCTGGTTCGGCAGTGTGTGCTTTCAGCATGGATGACATTGAGAAGGTCTTCAAAGGGagatttaaagaacaaaagacTCCTGACTCTGTTTGGACAGCTGTACCTGAAGACAAAGTACCTAAGCCAAG ACCTGGCTGCTGTGCAAAACACGGCCTCGCAGAGGCTTACAAAACCTCCATTGATTTCCCAGACGAAACTCTCTCCTTCATCAAATCTCATCCTTTGATGGACTCAGCTGTTCCCTCAGTCATTGAGGAGCCTTGGTTTACCAAAACACGTGTCAG ATACAGACTGACAGCAATTGCTGTAGACCACGCTGCTGGACCCTACCAGAACTACACAGTCATGTTTGTTGGCTCTGAAGCAGGAGTAGTACTTAAAATCTTGGCAAAGACCAGGCCTTTTTCTTTGAATGACAGCGTATTACTGGAAGAGATTGAAGCATATAATCATGCAAA GTGTAGTGCTGAGAGCGAGGAGGACAGAAGAGTGATTTCCCTTCAGCTGGATAGAGACCACCATGCTCTGTTCGTGGCATTCTCCAGCTGCATCATTAGAATTCCTCTGAGTCGGTGTGAGCGTCACGGGTCATGTAAAAA GGCATGTATTGCTTCACGGGACCCATACTGTGGCTGGTTAGACCATGAGGCATGTGGAAGAGTGACACCAGGCATGCT CACCGGAGGATTTGTACAAGATGTCGAATAcggcagcacagcacagcttggGGACTGCCATG GTGTAAGGTGGGAAGTACAATCAGGAGAGTCCAACCAAATGGTACATATGAATGTCCTAATCACTTGTGTCTTTGCCGCTTTTGTCCTGGGAGCCTTTATTGCGGGAGTGGCTGTTTACTGTTACCGGGATATATTTGTACGGAAAtccagaaaaatacacaaagatgCAGAATCAGCTCAGTCCTGTACTGACTCCAGTGGGAGCTTTGCTAAACTGAATGGGCTGTTTGACAGTCCCGTCAAGGAATATCAACAAAACATTGATTCACCCAAACTTTACACAAACCTGTTGACCAGCAGAAAGGATTTGCCACCAAACGGTGATACGAAGTCCATGATGATGGACCACAGGGGACAGCCTCCGGAATTAGCTGCACTTCCAACTCCTGAATCTACACCAGTTCTTCAACAAAAGACTCTGCAGGCTATGAAGAGTCAGTCGGACAAAGCGCATAGTAACCTCAATGCTTCACGAAAGGAAACCCCACTGAAAAGCCCTCAGTTTTTTCCGTCCAGTCCTCCGCCCCACTCTCCTCTAAGTCATGGACATATTCCTAGTGCAATCGTTCTTCCCAATGCTACTCATGATTACAATACATCTTTCTCAAATTCTAATGCGCACAAGGCAGACAAAAAGATGCAACATATTGATCATCCACTTACAAAACCATCCAGCAAAAGAGACCACAGGAGATCTGTTGATTCCAGGAACACCCTCAATGATTTTCTGAAACACTTAAATGAAACTACTAGTAATCCCAAAGCAATTATGGGAGATATTCAAGTGGCTCACCAGACTTTAATGCTGGATCCAATGGGAAATATGTCTGAGATCCCACCTAAGGTTCCCAACAGGGAGGCATCTTTATACTCTCCTCCATCAACTCTTCCGAGAAACAGCCCAACAAAACGAGTGGACGTTCCCACCACTCCTGCAGTACCAATGACCTCTTTGGAAAGGCAAAGAGGTTATCacaaaaattcttcacaaaggCATTCAATATCTGCCCTTCCTAAAAACTTAAACTCACCAAATGGTGTTTTGTTATCCAGACAGCCTAGTATTAATCGTGGGGGGTACATGGCTCCCACGGCAGGCACAAAGATGGACTACATGCAAGGGACGCCTGTCAGCGTTCACCTCCAGCCTTCCTTGTCCAGGCAAAGCAGTTACACGAGCAACGGCACCCTTCCTCGTACAGGAATAAAGAGGACATCCTCCTTAAAACCCGACGTGCCACCAAAACCCTCATTCGTTCCTCAGACAACTTCAGTCAGACCACTGAACAAATACAGTTACTAG
- the SEMA6D gene encoding semaphorin-6D isoform X9, which translates to MTLPLLCASVMLMSLSQCRAVSFPEDEDPINVVDYHYSRQYPVFRGRPSGNESQHRLDFQLMLKIRDTLYIAGRDQVYTVNLNEVPKSEVTPSKKLTWRSRQQDRENCAMKGKHKDECHNFIKVFVPRNDEMVFVCGTNAFNPMCRYYRLNTLEYDGEEISGLARCPFDARQTNVALFADGKLYSATVADFLASDAVIYRSMGDGSALRTIKYDSKWIKEPHFLHAIEYGNYVYFFFREIAVEHNNLGKAVYSRVARICKNDMGGSQRVLEKHWTSFLKARLNCSVPGDSFFYFDVLQSITDIIEINGIPTVVGVFTTQLNSIPGSAVCAFSMDDIEKVFKGRFKEQKTPDSVWTAVPEDKVPKPRPGCCAKHGLAEAYKTSIDFPDETLSFIKSHPLMDSAVPSVIEEPWFTKTRVRYRLTAIAVDHAAGPYQNYTVMFVGSEAGVVLKILAKTRPFSLNDSVLLEEIEAYNHAKCSAESEEDRRVISLQLDRDHHALFVAFSSCIIRIPLSRCERHGSCKKACIASRDPYCGWLDHEACGRVTPGMLTGGFVQDVEYGSTAQLGDCHDMEFSSASITTMV; encoded by the exons ATGACGCTTCCTCTGCTTTGTGCCTCCGTGATGCTAATGAGTCTGTCCCAGTGCCGAGCTGTCAGCTTCCCTGAAGATGAGGACCCTATTAACGTTGTTGACTACCACT ATTCAAGGCAATATCCAGTATTTAGAGGACGCCCTTCAGGCAATGAATCTCAGCACAGACTGGACTTCCAACTGATGCTGAAAATTCGAGACACACTTTATATCGCTGGCAG GGACCAAGTTTACACTGTAAACTTAAATGAAGTTCCAAAATCAGAAGTTACTCCGAGCAAG AAATTAACATGGAGGTcaaggcagcaggacagagagAACTGTGCTATGAAAGGCAAACATAAA GATGAATGCCATAACTTCATTAAAGTCTTTGTTCCAAGAAATGATGAGATGGTGTTTGTCTGTGGAACAAATGCATTTAACCCTATGTGCAGATACTATCGG ctGAATACCTTAGAGTACGATGGGGAGGAAATTAGTGGTTTGGCAAGATGCCCGTTTGATGCCAGACAAACCAATGTCGCCCTCTTTGCTG ATGGAAAATTGTATTCGGCAACAGTAGCAGATTTCCTGGCAAGTGATGCTGTTATTTATCGCAGCATGGGGGATGGATCTGCCCTAAGAACAATAAAGTATGATTCCAAATGGATAAAAG AGCCACACTTCCTGCATGCCATAGAATATGGGAACTACGTTTATTTTTTCTTCCGGGAAATTGCTGTGGAGCACAATAATTTAGGCAAG GCTGTATATTCCCGTGTGGCACGCATATGCAAAAATGACATGGGGGGGTCCCAAAGAGTCCTGGAAAAACATTGGACGTCCTTTCTGAAAGCTCGGCTCAACTGCTCAGTTCCTGGGGATTCATTCTTTTACTTTGATGTTCTACAGTCTATTACAGACATAATAGAAATCAATGGAATCCCCACAGTTGTTGGTGTATTCACCACACAGCTTAACAG CATCCCTGGTTCGGCAGTGTGTGCTTTCAGCATGGATGACATTGAGAAGGTCTTCAAAGGGagatttaaagaacaaaagacTCCTGACTCTGTTTGGACAGCTGTACCTGAAGACAAAGTACCTAAGCCAAG ACCTGGCTGCTGTGCAAAACACGGCCTCGCAGAGGCTTACAAAACCTCCATTGATTTCCCAGACGAAACTCTCTCCTTCATCAAATCTCATCCTTTGATGGACTCAGCTGTTCCCTCAGTCATTGAGGAGCCTTGGTTTACCAAAACACGTGTCAG ATACAGACTGACAGCAATTGCTGTAGACCACGCTGCTGGACCCTACCAGAACTACACAGTCATGTTTGTTGGCTCTGAAGCAGGAGTAGTACTTAAAATCTTGGCAAAGACCAGGCCTTTTTCTTTGAATGACAGCGTATTACTGGAAGAGATTGAAGCATATAATCATGCAAA GTGTAGTGCTGAGAGCGAGGAGGACAGAAGAGTGATTTCCCTTCAGCTGGATAGAGACCACCATGCTCTGTTCGTGGCATTCTCCAGCTGCATCATTAGAATTCCTCTGAGTCGGTGTGAGCGTCACGGGTCATGTAAAAA GGCATGTATTGCTTCACGGGACCCATACTGTGGCTGGTTAGACCATGAGGCATGTGGAAGAGTGACACCAGGCATGCT CACCGGAGGATTTGTACAAGATGTCGAATAcggcagcacagcacagcttggGGACTGCCATG ACATGGAGTTCTCCTCAGCTTCCATTACCACAATG GTGTAA
- the SEMA6D gene encoding semaphorin-6D isoform X4: MTLPLLCASVMLMSLSQCRAVSFPEDEDPINVVDYHYSRQYPVFRGRPSGNESQHRLDFQLMLKIRDTLYIAGRDQVYTVNLNEVPKSEVTPSKKLTWRSRQQDRENCAMKGKHKDECHNFIKVFVPRNDEMVFVCGTNAFNPMCRYYRLNTLEYDGEEISGLARCPFDARQTNVALFADGKLYSATVADFLASDAVIYRSMGDGSALRTIKYDSKWIKEPHFLHAIEYGNYVYFFFREIAVEHNNLGKAVYSRVARICKNDMGGSQRVLEKHWTSFLKARLNCSVPGDSFFYFDVLQSITDIIEINGIPTVVGVFTTQLNSIPGSAVCAFSMDDIEKVFKGRFKEQKTPDSVWTAVPEDKVPKPRPGCCAKHGLAEAYKTSIDFPDETLSFIKSHPLMDSAVPSVIEEPWFTKTRVRYRLTAIAVDHAAGPYQNYTVMFVGSEAGVVLKILAKTRPFSLNDSVLLEEIEAYNHAKCSAESEEDRRVISLQLDRDHHALFVAFSSCIIRIPLSRCERHGSCKKACIASRDPYCGWLDHEACGRVTPGMLFSLFVSYNHSTGGFVQDVEYGSTAQLGDCHEILPTTATPDYKIFGDSTSDMEFSSASITTMASIPVISPKVIGSWKPKVTGSRKFVVQDDPNTSDYSDPLSGVPKGVRWEVQSGESNQMVHMNVLITCVFAAFVLGAFIAGVAVYCYRDIFVRKSRKIHKDAESAQSCTDSSGSFAKLNGLFDSPVKEYQQNIDSPKLYTNLLTSRKDLPPNGDTKSMMMDHRGQPPELAALPTPESTPVLQQKTLQAMKSQSDKAHSNLNASRKETPLKSPQFFPSSPPPHSPLSHGHIPSAIVLPNATHDYNTSFSNSNAHKADKKMQHIDHPLTKPSSKRDHRRSVDSRNTLNDFLKHLNETTSNPKAIMGDIQVAHQTLMLDPMGNMSEIPPKVPNREASLYSPPSTLPRNSPTKRVDVPTTPAVPMTSLERQRGYHKNSSQRHSISALPKNLNSPNGVLLSRQPSINRGGYMAPTAGTKMDYMQGTPVSVHLQPSLSRQSSYTSNGTLPRTGIKRTSSLKPDVPPKPSFVPQTTSVRPLNKYSY; this comes from the exons ATGACGCTTCCTCTGCTTTGTGCCTCCGTGATGCTAATGAGTCTGTCCCAGTGCCGAGCTGTCAGCTTCCCTGAAGATGAGGACCCTATTAACGTTGTTGACTACCACT ATTCAAGGCAATATCCAGTATTTAGAGGACGCCCTTCAGGCAATGAATCTCAGCACAGACTGGACTTCCAACTGATGCTGAAAATTCGAGACACACTTTATATCGCTGGCAG GGACCAAGTTTACACTGTAAACTTAAATGAAGTTCCAAAATCAGAAGTTACTCCGAGCAAG AAATTAACATGGAGGTcaaggcagcaggacagagagAACTGTGCTATGAAAGGCAAACATAAA GATGAATGCCATAACTTCATTAAAGTCTTTGTTCCAAGAAATGATGAGATGGTGTTTGTCTGTGGAACAAATGCATTTAACCCTATGTGCAGATACTATCGG ctGAATACCTTAGAGTACGATGGGGAGGAAATTAGTGGTTTGGCAAGATGCCCGTTTGATGCCAGACAAACCAATGTCGCCCTCTTTGCTG ATGGAAAATTGTATTCGGCAACAGTAGCAGATTTCCTGGCAAGTGATGCTGTTATTTATCGCAGCATGGGGGATGGATCTGCCCTAAGAACAATAAAGTATGATTCCAAATGGATAAAAG AGCCACACTTCCTGCATGCCATAGAATATGGGAACTACGTTTATTTTTTCTTCCGGGAAATTGCTGTGGAGCACAATAATTTAGGCAAG GCTGTATATTCCCGTGTGGCACGCATATGCAAAAATGACATGGGGGGGTCCCAAAGAGTCCTGGAAAAACATTGGACGTCCTTTCTGAAAGCTCGGCTCAACTGCTCAGTTCCTGGGGATTCATTCTTTTACTTTGATGTTCTACAGTCTATTACAGACATAATAGAAATCAATGGAATCCCCACAGTTGTTGGTGTATTCACCACACAGCTTAACAG CATCCCTGGTTCGGCAGTGTGTGCTTTCAGCATGGATGACATTGAGAAGGTCTTCAAAGGGagatttaaagaacaaaagacTCCTGACTCTGTTTGGACAGCTGTACCTGAAGACAAAGTACCTAAGCCAAG ACCTGGCTGCTGTGCAAAACACGGCCTCGCAGAGGCTTACAAAACCTCCATTGATTTCCCAGACGAAACTCTCTCCTTCATCAAATCTCATCCTTTGATGGACTCAGCTGTTCCCTCAGTCATTGAGGAGCCTTGGTTTACCAAAACACGTGTCAG ATACAGACTGACAGCAATTGCTGTAGACCACGCTGCTGGACCCTACCAGAACTACACAGTCATGTTTGTTGGCTCTGAAGCAGGAGTAGTACTTAAAATCTTGGCAAAGACCAGGCCTTTTTCTTTGAATGACAGCGTATTACTGGAAGAGATTGAAGCATATAATCATGCAAA GTGTAGTGCTGAGAGCGAGGAGGACAGAAGAGTGATTTCCCTTCAGCTGGATAGAGACCACCATGCTCTGTTCGTGGCATTCTCCAGCTGCATCATTAGAATTCCTCTGAGTCGGTGTGAGCGTCACGGGTCATGTAAAAA GGCATGTATTGCTTCACGGGACCCATACTGTGGCTGGTTAGACCATGAGGCATGTGGAAGAGTGACACCAGGCATGCT gttttctttgtttgtttcataCAACCACAGCACCGGAGGATTTGTACAAGATGTCGAATAcggcagcacagcacagcttggGGACTGCCATG AAATTTTGCCTACTACAGCTACACCAGATTACAAAATATTTGGCGACTCAACATCTg ACATGGAGTTCTCCTCAGCTTCCATTACCACAATGGCAAGTATCCCAGTTATATCACCTAAAGTGATTGGTTCCTGGAAACCTAAAGTGACTGGCTCTCGGAAATTTGTAGTTCAAGATGACCCAAACACTTCTGATTATTCTGATCCATTATCAGGTGTCCCAAAGG GTGTAAGGTGGGAAGTACAATCAGGAGAGTCCAACCAAATGGTACATATGAATGTCCTAATCACTTGTGTCTTTGCCGCTTTTGTCCTGGGAGCCTTTATTGCGGGAGTGGCTGTTTACTGTTACCGGGATATATTTGTACGGAAAtccagaaaaatacacaaagatgCAGAATCAGCTCAGTCCTGTACTGACTCCAGTGGGAGCTTTGCTAAACTGAATGGGCTGTTTGACAGTCCCGTCAAGGAATATCAACAAAACATTGATTCACCCAAACTTTACACAAACCTGTTGACCAGCAGAAAGGATTTGCCACCAAACGGTGATACGAAGTCCATGATGATGGACCACAGGGGACAGCCTCCGGAATTAGCTGCACTTCCAACTCCTGAATCTACACCAGTTCTTCAACAAAAGACTCTGCAGGCTATGAAGAGTCAGTCGGACAAAGCGCATAGTAACCTCAATGCTTCACGAAAGGAAACCCCACTGAAAAGCCCTCAGTTTTTTCCGTCCAGTCCTCCGCCCCACTCTCCTCTAAGTCATGGACATATTCCTAGTGCAATCGTTCTTCCCAATGCTACTCATGATTACAATACATCTTTCTCAAATTCTAATGCGCACAAGGCAGACAAAAAGATGCAACATATTGATCATCCACTTACAAAACCATCCAGCAAAAGAGACCACAGGAGATCTGTTGATTCCAGGAACACCCTCAATGATTTTCTGAAACACTTAAATGAAACTACTAGTAATCCCAAAGCAATTATGGGAGATATTCAAGTGGCTCACCAGACTTTAATGCTGGATCCAATGGGAAATATGTCTGAGATCCCACCTAAGGTTCCCAACAGGGAGGCATCTTTATACTCTCCTCCATCAACTCTTCCGAGAAACAGCCCAACAAAACGAGTGGACGTTCCCACCACTCCTGCAGTACCAATGACCTCTTTGGAAAGGCAAAGAGGTTATCacaaaaattcttcacaaaggCATTCAATATCTGCCCTTCCTAAAAACTTAAACTCACCAAATGGTGTTTTGTTATCCAGACAGCCTAGTATTAATCGTGGGGGGTACATGGCTCCCACGGCAGGCACAAAGATGGACTACATGCAAGGGACGCCTGTCAGCGTTCACCTCCAGCCTTCCTTGTCCAGGCAAAGCAGTTACACGAGCAACGGCACCCTTCCTCGTACAGGAATAAAGAGGACATCCTCCTTAAAACCCGACGTGCCACCAAAACCCTCATTCGTTCCTCAGACAACTTCAGTCAGACCACTGAACAAATACAGTTACTAG
- the SEMA6D gene encoding semaphorin-6D isoform X5 — translation MTLPLLCASVMLMSLSQCRAVSFPEDEDPINVVDYHYSRQYPVFRGRPSGNESQHRLDFQLMLKIRDTLYIAGRDQVYTVNLNEVPKSEVTPSKKLTWRSRQQDRENCAMKGKHKDECHNFIKVFVPRNDEMVFVCGTNAFNPMCRYYRLNTLEYDGEEISGLARCPFDARQTNVALFADGKLYSATVADFLASDAVIYRSMGDGSALRTIKYDSKWIKEPHFLHAIEYGNYVYFFFREIAVEHNNLGKAVYSRVARICKNDMGGSQRVLEKHWTSFLKARLNCSVPGDSFFYFDVLQSITDIIEINGIPTVVGVFTTQLNSIPGSAVCAFSMDDIEKVFKGRFKEQKTPDSVWTAVPEDKVPKPRPGCCAKHGLAEAYKTSIDFPDETLSFIKSHPLMDSAVPSVIEEPWFTKTRVRYRLTAIAVDHAAGPYQNYTVMFVGSEAGVVLKILAKTRPFSLNDSVLLEEIEAYNHAKCSAESEEDRRVISLQLDRDHHALFVAFSSCIIRIPLSRCERHGSCKKACIASRDPYCGWLDHEACGRVTPGMLFSLFVSYNHSTGGFVQDVEYGSTAQLGDCHEILPTTATPDYKIFGDSTSGVRWEVQSGESNQMVHMNVLITCVFAAFVLGAFIAGVAVYCYRDIFVRKSRKIHKDAESAQSCTDSSGSFAKLNGLFDSPVKEYQQNIDSPKLYTNLLTSRKDLPPNGDTKSMMMDHRGQPPELAALPTPESTPVLQQKTLQAMKSQSDKAHSNLNASRKETPLKSPQFFPSSPPPHSPLSHGHIPSAIVLPNATHDYNTSFSNSNAHKADKKMQHIDHPLTKPSSKRDHRRSVDSRNTLNDFLKHLNETTSNPKAIMGDIQVAHQTLMLDPMGNMSEIPPKVPNREASLYSPPSTLPRNSPTKRVDVPTTPAVPMTSLERQRGYHKNSSQRHSISALPKNLNSPNGVLLSRQPSINRGGYMAPTAGTKMDYMQGTPVSVHLQPSLSRQSSYTSNGTLPRTGIKRTSSLKPDVPPKPSFVPQTTSVRPLNKYSY, via the exons ATGACGCTTCCTCTGCTTTGTGCCTCCGTGATGCTAATGAGTCTGTCCCAGTGCCGAGCTGTCAGCTTCCCTGAAGATGAGGACCCTATTAACGTTGTTGACTACCACT ATTCAAGGCAATATCCAGTATTTAGAGGACGCCCTTCAGGCAATGAATCTCAGCACAGACTGGACTTCCAACTGATGCTGAAAATTCGAGACACACTTTATATCGCTGGCAG GGACCAAGTTTACACTGTAAACTTAAATGAAGTTCCAAAATCAGAAGTTACTCCGAGCAAG AAATTAACATGGAGGTcaaggcagcaggacagagagAACTGTGCTATGAAAGGCAAACATAAA GATGAATGCCATAACTTCATTAAAGTCTTTGTTCCAAGAAATGATGAGATGGTGTTTGTCTGTGGAACAAATGCATTTAACCCTATGTGCAGATACTATCGG ctGAATACCTTAGAGTACGATGGGGAGGAAATTAGTGGTTTGGCAAGATGCCCGTTTGATGCCAGACAAACCAATGTCGCCCTCTTTGCTG ATGGAAAATTGTATTCGGCAACAGTAGCAGATTTCCTGGCAAGTGATGCTGTTATTTATCGCAGCATGGGGGATGGATCTGCCCTAAGAACAATAAAGTATGATTCCAAATGGATAAAAG AGCCACACTTCCTGCATGCCATAGAATATGGGAACTACGTTTATTTTTTCTTCCGGGAAATTGCTGTGGAGCACAATAATTTAGGCAAG GCTGTATATTCCCGTGTGGCACGCATATGCAAAAATGACATGGGGGGGTCCCAAAGAGTCCTGGAAAAACATTGGACGTCCTTTCTGAAAGCTCGGCTCAACTGCTCAGTTCCTGGGGATTCATTCTTTTACTTTGATGTTCTACAGTCTATTACAGACATAATAGAAATCAATGGAATCCCCACAGTTGTTGGTGTATTCACCACACAGCTTAACAG CATCCCTGGTTCGGCAGTGTGTGCTTTCAGCATGGATGACATTGAGAAGGTCTTCAAAGGGagatttaaagaacaaaagacTCCTGACTCTGTTTGGACAGCTGTACCTGAAGACAAAGTACCTAAGCCAAG ACCTGGCTGCTGTGCAAAACACGGCCTCGCAGAGGCTTACAAAACCTCCATTGATTTCCCAGACGAAACTCTCTCCTTCATCAAATCTCATCCTTTGATGGACTCAGCTGTTCCCTCAGTCATTGAGGAGCCTTGGTTTACCAAAACACGTGTCAG ATACAGACTGACAGCAATTGCTGTAGACCACGCTGCTGGACCCTACCAGAACTACACAGTCATGTTTGTTGGCTCTGAAGCAGGAGTAGTACTTAAAATCTTGGCAAAGACCAGGCCTTTTTCTTTGAATGACAGCGTATTACTGGAAGAGATTGAAGCATATAATCATGCAAA GTGTAGTGCTGAGAGCGAGGAGGACAGAAGAGTGATTTCCCTTCAGCTGGATAGAGACCACCATGCTCTGTTCGTGGCATTCTCCAGCTGCATCATTAGAATTCCTCTGAGTCGGTGTGAGCGTCACGGGTCATGTAAAAA GGCATGTATTGCTTCACGGGACCCATACTGTGGCTGGTTAGACCATGAGGCATGTGGAAGAGTGACACCAGGCATGCT gttttctttgtttgtttcataCAACCACAGCACCGGAGGATTTGTACAAGATGTCGAATAcggcagcacagcacagcttggGGACTGCCATG AAATTTTGCCTACTACAGCTACACCAGATTACAAAATATTTGGCGACTCAACATCTg GTGTAAGGTGGGAAGTACAATCAGGAGAGTCCAACCAAATGGTACATATGAATGTCCTAATCACTTGTGTCTTTGCCGCTTTTGTCCTGGGAGCCTTTATTGCGGGAGTGGCTGTTTACTGTTACCGGGATATATTTGTACGGAAAtccagaaaaatacacaaagatgCAGAATCAGCTCAGTCCTGTACTGACTCCAGTGGGAGCTTTGCTAAACTGAATGGGCTGTTTGACAGTCCCGTCAAGGAATATCAACAAAACATTGATTCACCCAAACTTTACACAAACCTGTTGACCAGCAGAAAGGATTTGCCACCAAACGGTGATACGAAGTCCATGATGATGGACCACAGGGGACAGCCTCCGGAATTAGCTGCACTTCCAACTCCTGAATCTACACCAGTTCTTCAACAAAAGACTCTGCAGGCTATGAAGAGTCAGTCGGACAAAGCGCATAGTAACCTCAATGCTTCACGAAAGGAAACCCCACTGAAAAGCCCTCAGTTTTTTCCGTCCAGTCCTCCGCCCCACTCTCCTCTAAGTCATGGACATATTCCTAGTGCAATCGTTCTTCCCAATGCTACTCATGATTACAATACATCTTTCTCAAATTCTAATGCGCACAAGGCAGACAAAAAGATGCAACATATTGATCATCCACTTACAAAACCATCCAGCAAAAGAGACCACAGGAGATCTGTTGATTCCAGGAACACCCTCAATGATTTTCTGAAACACTTAAATGAAACTACTAGTAATCCCAAAGCAATTATGGGAGATATTCAAGTGGCTCACCAGACTTTAATGCTGGATCCAATGGGAAATATGTCTGAGATCCCACCTAAGGTTCCCAACAGGGAGGCATCTTTATACTCTCCTCCATCAACTCTTCCGAGAAACAGCCCAACAAAACGAGTGGACGTTCCCACCACTCCTGCAGTACCAATGACCTCTTTGGAAAGGCAAAGAGGTTATCacaaaaattcttcacaaaggCATTCAATATCTGCCCTTCCTAAAAACTTAAACTCACCAAATGGTGTTTTGTTATCCAGACAGCCTAGTATTAATCGTGGGGGGTACATGGCTCCCACGGCAGGCACAAAGATGGACTACATGCAAGGGACGCCTGTCAGCGTTCACCTCCAGCCTTCCTTGTCCAGGCAAAGCAGTTACACGAGCAACGGCACCCTTCCTCGTACAGGAATAAAGAGGACATCCTCCTTAAAACCCGACGTGCCACCAAAACCCTCATTCGTTCCTCAGACAACTTCAGTCAGACCACTGAACAAATACAGTTACTAG